One segment of Pleomorphomonas sp. PLEO DNA contains the following:
- the flgG gene encoding flagellar basal-body rod protein FlgG, which yields MKALTIAATGMKAQETNVSVISNNIANMRTTGYKSQRANFQDLLYQTLRRQGSNTSDSGTQVPAGVQLGSGVRVVGTPRNMTQGDPESTGNDKDIAIRGDGFFQITLPDGRAAYTRDGSFELDSTGTLVTADGYTVNPAITVPNNASDLTISNTGQVQAKIGNANTATVLGQIQLARFVNKNGLDSMGDNLFLETASSGTAQTGNPGDAGYGTLLQNYLESSNVESVNELSSLISAQRAYEMNSRIITAADEMSQTTASLGK from the coding sequence ATGAAAGCCCTTACCATCGCCGCCACCGGCATGAAGGCCCAGGAGACCAACGTCTCCGTCATCTCCAACAACATCGCCAACATGCGCACCACGGGCTACAAGAGCCAGCGCGCCAATTTCCAGGATCTATTGTACCAGACGCTGCGCCGTCAGGGTTCGAACACGTCCGATTCCGGCACGCAGGTACCCGCTGGCGTTCAGCTCGGCTCGGGTGTCCGCGTCGTTGGGACGCCGCGCAACATGACCCAGGGCGACCCGGAGTCCACCGGCAACGACAAGGATATCGCCATCCGTGGTGATGGTTTCTTCCAGATCACCCTCCCCGATGGCCGCGCCGCCTATACCCGCGACGGCTCCTTCGAACTCGACTCCACCGGCACGCTGGTGACCGCCGACGGCTACACTGTGAACCCGGCCATCACGGTGCCGAACAACGCCAGCGATCTCACCATTTCCAATACCGGCCAGGTGCAGGCCAAGATCGGCAACGCCAACACCGCGACAGTGCTCGGCCAGATTCAGCTCGCCCGCTTCGTCAACAAGAACGGCCTGGACTCGATGGGCGACAACCTGTTCCTCGAGACAGCTTCGAGCGGCACCGCCCAGACCGGCAACCCCGGGGATGCCGGCTACGGCACGCTGCTGCAGAATTATCTCGAGTCCTCGAACGTCGAGTCGGTGAACGAACTGTCGTCGCTGATCTCGGCGCAGCGTGCCTATGAGATGAACTCCCGCATCATCACGGCCGCCGACGAAATGTCGCAGACAACCGCCAGCCTCGGTAAGTGA
- a CDS encoding flagellar basal body-associated FliL family protein translates to MAKTPKADGEPEGGEAGGSSSKKKLIIIGGAAVAVLLVGGGAAFFLTGGTPATPAVSDVAAVEAASQPHAYYYDLPMMILNLSTADERPTFVKMEIALEVSDEKMLEVIKPNLPRVLDAFQTYMRELRASDLQGSAGLFRLKEELQRRVNIAVYPARVDDVLFKNVIVQ, encoded by the coding sequence ATGGCCAAGACCCCGAAAGCAGACGGCGAACCGGAAGGCGGCGAGGCTGGCGGTTCCTCTTCAAAGAAGAAGCTGATCATCATCGGCGGCGCGGCCGTGGCCGTGCTGCTGGTCGGTGGTGGCGCTGCCTTCTTTCTGACGGGTGGTACGCCGGCAACACCGGCGGTGAGTGATGTCGCGGCGGTCGAGGCGGCATCTCAGCCGCATGCCTATTACTACGATCTGCCGATGATGATCCTCAATCTGTCGACCGCCGACGAGCGGCCGACTTTCGTCAAGATGGAGATCGCTCTCGAGGTCAGTGACGAGAAGATGCTCGAGGTGATCAAGCCAAACCTGCCGCGCGTGCTTGATGCCTTCCAGACCTACATGCGCGAACTTAGGGCCTCCGACCTGCAGGGCTCGGCCGGTTTGTTCCGCCTGAAGGAAGAGCTGCAGCGGCGCGTCAACATCGCGGTCTATCCGGCTCGCGTCGACGATGTGCTCTTCAAGAATGTGATCGTGCAATAA
- the flgF gene encoding flagellar basal-body rod protein FlgF: MQNATLVALSGQVALRRKLDVIANNVANMDTAGFKRVSLDFEQTTMPKASASLFARRDRDNQFVRELATVHDFSAGSVETTGNDLDVAIEGENGFFVVKTPAGDRYTRAGDFALDNTGRLVTSDGKPVLADGGEVTFGSDETNISIAHDGTISTSAGLKGKLRIADFPDTTVLSKDGGNLYSASVAPQAPAYVRVRQGSLEKSNVSSVQELTAMMDVQRAYERITNMVKQQNDLSSKAIERLGSVNA, encoded by the coding sequence ATGCAGAATGCAACTCTGGTGGCGTTGTCGGGTCAGGTTGCGCTGAGGCGCAAGCTGGACGTCATCGCCAACAACGTAGCCAACATGGACACCGCCGGCTTCAAGCGCGTTTCGCTCGATTTCGAGCAAACCACAATGCCGAAGGCGTCAGCCAGTCTATTTGCCCGCCGCGACCGCGACAATCAGTTCGTTCGCGAGCTCGCCACCGTGCATGACTTCTCAGCCGGATCGGTCGAGACGACGGGCAACGATCTCGATGTGGCCATTGAGGGCGAGAACGGCTTCTTCGTCGTCAAAACACCGGCCGGCGACCGCTACACACGCGCCGGCGATTTTGCCCTCGACAACACTGGCCGCCTCGTGACCTCAGATGGCAAGCCGGTACTCGCCGATGGCGGCGAAGTGACCTTCGGGTCCGACGAAACTAATATTTCCATCGCCCATGACGGAACGATTTCCACCAGCGCCGGGCTGAAGGGCAAGCTGCGCATCGCCGACTTCCCCGACACCACGGTCCTCTCCAAGGACGGCGGAAACCTTTATTCGGCCAGCGTAGCGCCACAGGCGCCCGCCTACGTCCGCGTCCGCCAGGGCTCCCTCGAGAAATCCAATGTTTCGAGCGTCCAGGAGCTTACCGCCATGATGGACGTTCAGCGCGCCTACGAGCGCATCACCAACATGGTCAAGCAACAGAACGACCTCAGCTCCAAGGCGATCGAGCGCCTCGGTTCCGTCAACGCCTGA